CAGAGCGTGCGGAAATGAGGGAAGCAATGGACTCGGCCTGCACCAGGTCGATTCTGCCATTCATAAAAGCGCGTTTGGTAAATTCACCTGGCTGTGCAAGTCGGCATCCCTGCCTGAGATAAAGCTCTATAATCTGTTCCGTAATCAATATGTTGCCATGACAGCTAATTTCCACAACATCTTCGCCCGTGTAAGAGTGTGGTTTCCGGTAAAGCAAAACAATTACATCGTCAAGTGGTTCGTTCTGTTCGTTGACTAACTGTCCATAAAAAAAACGATTCTTTTCAGCCCGCGAAAAACGGCTGTTGGAAAAGAATCGACTGGTAATTTCGACGGCTTTAGTTCCGCTTATTCGAATTAAATGAACACTACCACCGCTCAATCCTGAAATAGGAGCGATGATAGTGTCCTTGCTTAAATAATCTTCATTCATTTCTTGGACTTTTTGGGTGATTTTCCTTTTTTTGTAGTAGCTGCAACGGCAACGGCAACTTCTTCGTTTTCCTTTGAACCACGATTAATGTACAACTGTTGAATGATGGTCAACAGGTTGAACATGGTGTAATACAGATTAAGACCCGACGGCAGTGTGTTAAAAATCATCAGCATAAAAATGGGCATAATATAAATCATGGCCTTTTGCTTCGGATCCTGCGTGGTCATTTTAGTTTGAAAAATCATGGTAATGGCCATCAATATAGGTAACAGATTGAATTCGTTGCCGTAAAATGGTAATGAAAAGGGTAAATGCCACAATCCTTCAGAACGCGACAGATCATTGATCCAGCCTGGAATAAAGGGCGCGCCTCTCAGCTGGATGGTGGATCGGAATACAATAAAAAGCGCAAAGAGCAGCGGCATTTGTAAAAGCATGGGTAAGCAGCCGCCCATGGGATTAACGCCATGTTCTTTGTACAACTTCATCATTTCTTTGTTTAAACGCTGAGGATCATCTTTGTACTTTTTGCGCAGTTCATTCATTATCGGCTGGATGCGCTGCATCTCTTTCATCGATTGATAGCTTTTTTTGGTCAGCGGATAGAGAAGAATTTTGATGAGTATGGAAAAAACGATGATCACCAGACCATAATTGGGAATAAATTTATACAAAAATTCAAGAATTGGTAAAATCAACAAACTGAAAAAACGAAATGTACGCTCATACCAGCCGTTGTTCAAAACTAAAATATCAAGATCTCTTTTGTAGCTTTTTAAAATTTTATAATCCAGGGGGCCAAAATAGTATCTAAAAATGTTATCGGCTTTATTGTTATAGCGAACGTTAAAGCCTACATCATATTTGCCATGAACAAAATCATCAAATTTCTCCCCTTCTCCGCCCAGATAAACGCCGTCAATAATATTTTCTTTATTTTCATTTAAAATGGAC
This sequence is a window from Caldithrix abyssi DSM 13497. Protein-coding genes within it:
- the yidC gene encoding membrane protein insertase YidC; translated protein: MGLDRNSIIALVLIAIIIILMPYYEKMVLPPPPTSPVQSTVDSTAEKSVPQTTPVYEQRETFDARETESQQEDNLFKTASSQFNVEVEQDDSERIFTIDNGNFEVHLSNKGGGSLKAFYLKKYLKYDSTYVNFIDSHLNNNMVFTFVDRNGNIINTGNFLFKSEGNISKKKLNKGEKFQLTFYIIYKGQRISKSLTFYGGSYHFDVNIRFENPDELLLNNEYQIGWDNGLPLTEPNLHDDNSYYQAYVYMAEELENYKIDDVGEKKPLNLTGSADWLAIRTKYFLMSILNENKENIIDGVYLGGEGEKFDDFVHGKYDVGFNVRYNNKADNIFRYYFGPLDYKILKSYKRDLDILVLNNGWYERTFRFFSLLILPILEFLYKFIPNYGLVIIVFSILIKILLYPLTKKSYQSMKEMQRIQPIMNELRKKYKDDPQRLNKEMMKLYKEHGVNPMGGCLPMLLQMPLLFALFIVFRSTIQLRGAPFIPGWINDLSRSEGLWHLPFSLPFYGNEFNLLPILMAITMIFQTKMTTQDPKQKAMIYIMPIFMLMIFNTLPSGLNLYYTMFNLLTIIQQLYINRGSKENEEVAVAVAATTKKGKSPKKSKK